In the genome of Drosophila yakuba strain Tai18E2 chromosome 3R, Prin_Dyak_Tai18E2_2.1, whole genome shotgun sequence, one region contains:
- the LOC6536847 gene encoding V-type proton ATPase subunit B, producing MNAQQAQREHVLAVSRDFISQPRLTYKTVSGVNGPLVILDEVKFPKFAEIVQLRLADGTVRSGQVLEVSGSKAVVQVFEGTSGIDAKNTLCEFTGDILRTPVSEDMLGRVFNGSGKPIDKGPPILAEDFLDIQGQPINPWSRIYPEEMIQTGISAIDVMNSIARGQKIPIFSAAGLPHNEIAAQICRQAGLVKLPGKSVLDDHTDNFAIVFAAMGVNMETARFFKQDFEENGSMENVCLFLNLANDPTIERIITPRLALTAAEFLAYQCEKHVLVILTDMSSYAEALREVSAAREEVPGRRGFPGYMYTDLATIYERAGRVEGRNGSITQIPILTMPNDDITHPIPDLTGYITEGQIYVDRQLHNRQIYPPVNVLPSLSRLMKSAIGEGMTRKDHSDVSNQLYACYAIGKDVQAMKAVVGEEALTPDDLLYLEFLTKFEKNFISQGNYENRTVFESLDIGWQLLRIFPKEMLKRIPASILAEFYPRDSRH from the exons ATGAACGCCCAACAAGCCCAGCGGGAACATGTCCTCGCCGTCTCCCGGGACTTCATCTCCCAGCCCCGCTTGA CCTACAAGACCGTGTCTGGTGTGAACGGTCCCCTGGTCATTCTGGATGAGGTCAAGTTCCCCAAGTTCGCCGAGATCGTGCAGCTGCGCCTGGCTGACGGTACCGTGCGCTCCGGCCAGGTGCTCGAGGTGAGCGGCTCCAAGGCCGTGGTCCAGGTGTTCGAGGGCACCTCTGGCATCGATGCCAAGAACACGCTTTGCGAGTTCACCGGCGACATTCTGCGTACGCCCGTGTCGGAGGATATGTTGGGCCGTGTGTTCAACGGATCTGGCAAGCCCATCGACAAGGGACCCCCAATCCTGGCTGAGGATTTCCTGGACATCCAGGGCCAGCCCATCAACCCCTGGTCGCGTATCTACCCCGAGGAGATGATCCAGACCGGTATCTCGGCCATCGATGTGATGAACTCGATTGCCCGTGGTCAGAAGATCCCCATCTTCTCCGCCGCCGGTCTGCCCCACAACGAAATCGCCGCCCAGATCTGTCGTCAGGCCGGTCTCGTCAAGCTGCCGGGCAAGTCCGTGCTGGATGACCACACCGACAACTTCGCCATCGTGTTCGCCGCTATGGGTGTGAACATGGAGACTGCTCGATTCTTCAAGCAGGACTTCGAGGAGAACGGCTCCATGGAGAACGTGTGTCTGTTCTTGAACTTGGCCAACGATCCGACCATCGAGCGTATCATCACTCCCCGTCTGGCTCTGACTGCCGCCGAGTTCTTGGCCTACCAGTGCGAGAAGCACGTGCTGGTCATCCTTACCGACATGTCCTCCTACGCCGAGGCTTTGCGTGAGGTGTCTGCTGCCCGTGAGGAGGTGCCCGGTCGTCGTGGTTTCCCCGGTTACATGTACACCGATTTGGCCACCATCTACGAGCGTGCCGGTCGTGTGGAGGGACGCAATGGCTCCATCACTCAAATCCCCATTCTGACCATGCCTAACGATGATATTACCCATCCCATTCCCGATTTGACCGGTTACATTACCGAGGGCCAGATCTACGTCGATCGTCAGCTGCACAACAGACAGATCTACCCACCAGTCAACGTGCTGCCTTCGCTGTCGCGTCTGATGAAGTCTGCCATCGGTGAAGGCATGACCCGCAAGGACCACTCTGATGTGTCCAACCAGCTGTACGCTTGCTACGCCATCGGCAAGGACGTGCAGGCCATGAAGGCTGTGGTGGGTGAGGAGGCCCTGACGCCCGACGATCTGCTGTATCTGGAGTTCTTGACCAAGTTCGAGAAGAACTTCATCTCGCAG GGCAACTACGAGAACCGCACTGTCTTCGAATCCCTGGACATCGGCTGGCAGCTGCTGCGTATCTTCCCCAAGGAGATGCTTAAGCGTATCCCGGCCTCCATCCTGGCCGAATTCTACCCTAGGGACTCGCGCCATTAG
- the LOC6536848 gene encoding sorting nexin-12, with protein MMVESDGTADATRRLNVKKQTLDDAYAVPANFLEIDVVNPLTTMAAGKKRYTDYEVRMRTNLPVFKVKESSVRRRYSDFEWLRNELERDSKIVVPPLPGKAWKRQMPFRGDEGIFDESFIEERRKGLEAFINKIAGHPLAQNERCLHMFLQENVIDKNYVPGKIRNT; from the exons ATGATGGTTGAGTCCGATGGAACCGCCGACGCCACCCGCCGCCTGAACGTGAAGAAGCAAACGCTGGACGATGCGTACGCCGTGCCCGCCAACTTCCTGGAAATAGATGTGGTTAATCCGCTGACCACCATGGCGGCGGGCAAGAAGCGCTACACGGACTACGAGGTCCGGATGCGG ACCAATCTGCCCGTCTTCAAGGTTAAGGAGTCCAGTGTGAGGCGACGCTACAGCGACTTTGAGTGGCTGCGAAACGAACTGGAGCGGGACAGCAAG ATTGTGGTGCCACCGCTCCCAGGAAAGGCTTGGAAGCGGCAGATGCCCTTCCGCGGCGACGAGGGCATCTTCGACGAAAGCTTCATCGAGGAGCGACGCAAGGGACTGGAGGCCTTCATCAACAAGATAGCCGGACATCCGCTGGCGCAGAACGAGCGCTGCCTGCATATGTTCCTGCAGGAGAACGTCATAGATAAGAACTACGTACCCGGCAAGATTCGCAACACATAA
- the LOC6536849 gene encoding CCR4-NOT transcription complex subunit 10: MDSAESPTKTQAGEDENYSLLCQAHEQFNNSEFDRCLELLQELETRGESSGPVLRHNRAVVSYYKTGCTQHSVLLKELEALTADADAPGEASGGLSLKQGAAAATVARYNRAVIYYHRHMFGTALERLAPLVARLEALEKAMAALVATLQLQLLLATNQLNRAEAFLDYLQYKLNLVATAPSSNSAEEAAVVGSAPATATTNSSVVATPGGAAVEGAVPGLGGSLQLLQLITLVLNRKPVVIQEDGTPEYAALKAQQYYIMKDFQMAAKQLMRINNECTHAGTVTPQLSTCIANNMGVIHLRVRHYAIAAKFFQNALNFDQQLARNLRQSTLQTMSSARSCEILYNLGVAMLHLRRPKEAFQCFLVPVKQFHSNPRLWLRMAEACIMEHEAKLVEEERQSQSETTPSTKPYAPQSAGVPEPTLEFAALCLRSALTLTQHYKTRFHMAAVSSEDVEAPEPKDPTQESWRHPQDNNFCNPSKPVSLESLENMLAAIYAAHSFVSLRLGDHVTALEMSEKLLACERLSDAHKLLGHMYAGEALMLMDKAGEARDHLDPTFVGTLNAFDFETRDWQLKSVDAAQNVVRYNLAVAMALQNDLPQAKALLANLTHSLVASKALALRRFIDLKMGPVPGGTPS; encoded by the exons atgGACTCGGCGGAATCTCCCACCAAAACGCAGGCCGGCGAGGACGAGAACTACAGCCTGCTCTGCCAGGCGCACGAGCAGTTCAACAA CTCGGAATTCGATCGCTGCCTGGAACTTCTCCAGGAGTTGGAGACGCGCGGCGAAAGCAGTGGTCCTGTCCTGCGGCACAACCGGGCGGTGGTCAGCTACTACAAAACCGGGTGCACCCAACACTCCGTCCTGCTAAAAGAGCTGGAGGCCCTAACCGCCGATGCAGATGCTCCCGGAGAGGCGTCCGGCGGCCTGAGCCTTAAGCAGGGAGCTGCCGCCGCCACTGTCGCCCGTTACAACCGTGCAGTCATCTACTATCACCGCCATATGTTCGGCACGGCGCTGGAGAGACTAGCACCTCTGGTGGCTCGTCTGGAGGCCCTGGAAAAGGCAATGGCGGCGCTGGTTGCCACACTAcagcttcagctgctgctggccactAATCAATTAAACCGAGCCGAGGCCTTTCTGGATTACTTGCAGTACAAGCTTAACCTGGTTGCCACAGCGCCTAGCAGCAATTCGGCCGAAGAGGCGGCTGTTGTCGGCTCAGCACCCGCCACGGCGACCACGAACAGTTCTGTGGTGGCCACcccaggaggagcagctgtgGAGGGAGCTGTACCCGGTCTGGGCGGTAGCTTGCAGCTCTTGCAGCTCATAACGCTCGTGCTCAACCGAAAACCGGTGGTTATTCAAGAAGACGGCACGCCGGAGTACGCCGCTCTGAAGGCGCAGCAGTACTACATCATGAAGGATTTTCAGATGGCCGCCAAGCAGCTAATGCGAATCAACAACGAGTGTACGCATGCGGG CACTGTAACGCCGCAGCTAAGCACGTGCATTGCCAACAACATGGGAGTGATACACTTAAGAGTGCGCCACTATGCCATTGCCGCCAAGTTCTTCCAAAATGCGCTCAATTTTGACCAGCAGCTGGCGCGAAACTTGCGCCAGAGCACGCTACAAACCATGAGTTCGGCACGGTCCTGCGAGATCCTTTACAACCTCGGCGTGGCCATGCTGCACCTGCGTCGCCCCAAGGAGGCGTTTCAGTGCTTTCTGGTTCCCGTAAAGCAATTCCACAGCAATCCACGTCTTTGGCTGCGCATGGCTGAGGCCTGTATCATGGAACACGAGGCG aaactAGTAGAGGAGGAACGCCAGTCGCAGTCAGAAACCACACCTTCAACAAAGCCATACGC TCCTCAATCGGCGGGAGTGCCAGAACCCACGCTGGAATTCGCTGCCTTGTGTTTACGTAGCGCACTGACCCTTACGCAACACTACAAGACGAGGTTCCATATGGCAGCGGTCTCGTCGGAAGATGTGGAAGCTCCAGAACCCAAGGACCCAACTCAGGAGAGTTGGCGTCATCCCCAAGACAATAACTTCTGCAATCCCTCGAAGCCAGTCAGCCTAGAGTCGTTGGAAAACATGTTGGCCGCCATATATGCTGCTCACAGCTTTGTCTCGCTGCGCCTGGGCGATCATGTGACCGCGCTCGAGATGTCGGAAAAGTTGCTGGCCTGTGAACGTCTTTCCGATGCACACAA ATTGCTGGGTCATATGTACGCTGGCGAGGCGCTGATGCTTATGGACAAGGCTGGCGAGGCACGCGACCATTTGGACCCTACTTTTGTGGGCACACTGAACGCTTTCGATTTTGAGACGCGTGACTGGCAACTTAAGTCGGTGGACGCCGCTCAGAACGTTGTGCGATATAATCTGGCTGTTGCCATGGCCCTACAGAACGACCTGCCTCAAGCTAAAGCACTCCTGGCCAATTTAACCCATTCGTTGGTGGCCAGCAAGGCGTTGGCTTTGCGACGCTTTATAGACCTCAAGATGGGCCCCGTTCCTGGCGGGACGCCAAGTTAG
- the LOC6536850 gene encoding lipase 3 — MAYKPIVILSVCIQIVNGITSADIIASHNYPVEIHTVVTRDGYILTAFRIPDSIFCEQSGAKPAVLFQHGMTASSDVFLVNGPRDGLVFMLADACFDVWLSNTRGNRYSRRHVSLDPSQEAFWRFSWHEIGTEDVAASMDYILATTNQSALHYVGHSQGCTTLVVLLSMRPEYNQSVKTAILLGPPVFMGHTRTLGQIVLRDLIMSMPDCEFMFHNRILNKIMNGICEPYVMRVYCSTFFMIVNGKFSDHLNTSAIPLIVATLPAGVSSRQPKHFIQLSDSGRFSLFDFGILRNLIYYRRLTPPDYPLHNVRPLTPVHIFYSDDDLSAAKEDVENFAASLPEAVMHRISTPSWHHMDFVHSMTVAEVINKPVIEIFRRFEQPTRTISI, encoded by the exons ATGGCGTATAAACCGATTGTCATTTTGAGTGTCTGTATTCAAATAGTCAATGGAATAACGTCT GCCGACATCATAGCCTCGCACAACTACCCGGTGGAAATACACACAGTGGTCACACGAGATGGATATATACTCACCGCGTTCCGCATACCGGACTCCATATTTTGCGAGCAATCCGGAGCTAAGCCGGCGGTTCTCTTCCAGCACGGGATGACCGCCTCGTCGGATGTTTTTCTCGTTAACGGACCTCGGGATGGATTGGTATTCATGTTGGCCGATGCCTGCTTCGATGTGTGGCTGAGTAACACGCGGGGCAACCGGTACTCACGACGCCACGTGTCTTTGGATCCCTCCCAAGAGGCCTTCTGGCGCTTCAGCTGGCACGAGATTGGAACAGAGGACGTGGCCGCATCCATGGACTACATTCTGGCCACTACGAATCAGAGTGCGTTGCACTACGTGGGTCACTCGCAGGGTTGCACCACGCTGGTGGTGCTCCTCAGCATGCGGCCGGAGTACAATCAGTCGGTCAAGACCGCAATCCTCTTGGGTCCGCCCGTATTTATGGGCCACACACGCACGTTGGGACAAATTGTTCTCAGGGATTTAATAATGTCGATGCCCGACTGCGAATTTATGTTCCACAACCGGATTCTGAATAAAATAATGAACGGAATTTGCGAGCCTTACGTTATGAGGGTATACTGTTCAACCTTTTTTATGATCGTCAACGGAAAATTTTCAGATCACTTGAACACA AGTGCAATTCCACTGATTGTCGCCACGCTTCCGGCGGGAGTTTCTTCTCGCCAGCCAAAGCACTTCATCCAGCTCTCGGACAGCGGCAGATTCAGCTTGTTCGATTTCGGGATCCTGAGAAACTTGATCTACTACAGGAGGCTAACACCTCCCGATTACCCGCTACATAACGTCCGCCCCCTGACGCCAGTCCACATATTTTACAGCGACGATGACCTATCCGCAGCAAAGGAGGACGTTGAAAACTTCGCGGCTAGCTTGCCGGAGGCGGTGATGCACCGGATCTCCACACCATCCTGGCACCACATGGACTTCGTGCACTCCATGACCGTCGCTGAAGTGATCAACAAGCCGGTCATTGAAATTTTCAGAAGGTTTGAGCAGCCTACCAGAACTATATCCATATGA
- the LOC6536851 gene encoding lipase 3, protein MLLMKLVIFIDWLLIVSGKRKVKLGFQNFTGRGADYRVKLMTGVKIIDAHGYPVETHTVRTGDGYILDMFRIPSSHNCKEDGVKPPVLLQHGMISVADSFLVTGPKNGLPFMLADRCYDVWLANSRGVRYSKRHTKLKASQDAFWYFSWHEMGMEDLPAMIDYILSATKQEALHFVCHSQGCTILMVLLSMKPEYNRLIKTANLMAPAVFMKHPTNKLLKMFGSIILDLKDESFFGPLGIIRFLLGVFCQCSKFKEFCAGMFMLGSEEPSKLMNLTAIPLILATHPGMISTRQPKHFLQLRNSGKFRPYDFGEKRNKKLYNQSKPPDYPLEKVSPLSPIQIYRSQGDTLVSRKDIHTLVSKLDKVVLNIVEFKKWSHTDFIFSNLIEKVINEPIIKVIDLFENKTNRD, encoded by the exons ATGTTGTTGATGAAGCTGGTGATTTTCATCGACTGGCTGTTGATCGTCAGTGGTAAACGGAAGGTGAAGCTTGGCTTCCAAAACTTTACGGGTCGCGGCGCAGATTACCGTGTCAAGTTGATGACTGGG GTTAAGATTATAGACGCGCACGGCTACCCGGTGGAGACGCACACGGTTCGCACTGGAGATGGATATATTCTGGATATGTTCCGGATTCCCTCATCACACAACTGCAAGGAGGACGGAGTCAAGCCGCCTGTCCTCCTCCAGCACGGCATGATCAGCGTGGCAGACTCCTTCCTGGTGACGGGACCAAAGAACGGACTGCCGTTCATGCTAGCCGACCGCTGCTACGACGTGTGGCTGGCCAACAGCCGGGGAGTCCGCTACTCCAAGCGCCACACCAAGCTGAAGGCCTCCCAGGACGCCTTCTGGTACTTTAGCTGGCACGAAATGGGAATGGAGGATCTGCCCGCCATGATTGACTACATCCTGTCCGCCACAAAGCAGGAGGCGTTGCATTTCGTGTGTCATTCTCAGGGATGCACCATCCTTATGGTCCTGCTCAGCATGAAACCGGAGTACAACCGGCTGATAAAGACTGCCAACTTAATGGCTCCCGCCGTATTCATGAAGCACCCAACGAACAAACTACTGAAAATGTTTGGAAGTATCATTTTGGACTTGAAGGACGAGAGTTTTTTTGGGCCTTTAGGTATTATTAGATTCTTGCTAGGAGTTTTTTGCCAATGCTCCAAGTTTAAGGAGTTCTGCGCCGGCATGTTCATGCTAGGCAGTGAAGAACCGTCTAAGTTAATGAACCTG ACCGCCATACCTTTGATATTAGCAACGCATCCTGGTATGATTTCCACTCGTCAGCCAAAGCACTTTCTGCAGCTCCGGAACTCTGGCAAATTCCGCCCGTATGACTTCGGAGAAAAACGCAACAAAAAGCTATACAATCAGTCCAAGCCTCCAGACTATCCGTTGGAAAAAGTCAGTCCGCTGTCGCCCATTCAAATATACCGCAGCCAAGGAGACACCTTGGTATCGCGCAAGGACATCCACACCCTGGTCAGCAAGTTGGACAAGGTCGTGTTGAATATCgttgaatttaaaaaatggaGCCACACGGACTTTATATTCTCCAACCTAATCGAAAAAGTTATCAATGAACCAATTATCAAAGTTATTGACCtctttgaaaataaaacaaatcgGGATTAG
- the LOC6536852 gene encoding lipase 3: MQSFLYQMLSILLVLSFVWLSNSEYLTEVVWKNGSHHRSKVITAVDIIASHNYPVETHTAFTGDGYILSIFRIPSSQRCDHDGPKPAVLLNHGMTGSADTWLLTGPRNGLPYKLADACYDVWLMNCRGTRYSRRHRTLKAWLFKFWRFSWHEIGMEDLPATIDHILAATNQESLHYVGHSQGCTALLVTLSMIPEYNERIRTVSLLAPPVFLKHSLSMGHKIMKYLLNVLPDTEVMPHHKLLNAAISDMCNVIGVRSVCTALYLLSNGRVSQHMDRTVIPLLIATHPAGISTRQPRHFFQLKDSGRFRQYDFGFALNYLIYRQSTPPDYPLDRVRPLSNVHIFYSDDDGTISPRDMKHLAKMLPHAVTHHIADKTWDHMDFVIAKTANKMINLPIINIIKSFEEYSKQERSNKKGKIILNAILNEF, translated from the exons ATGCAGTCATTTCTCTACCAGATGCTGTCGATATTGCTTGTACTTTCTTTTGTCTGGCTATCGAATAGCGAATACCTAACTGAG GTGGTCTGGAAGAATGGCTCGCATCACCGCTCTAAAGTAATAACCGCT GTGGACATCATAGCCAGCCACAACTATCCGGTGGAAACGCACACTGCGTTCACCGGGGATGGCTATATACTGTCGATTTTCCGAATCCCATCATCACAGCGGTGTGATCATGATGGGCCAAAGCCAGCTGTTCTATTGAACCATGGCATGACTGGCTCCGCGGACACATGGCTCCTAACTGGACCCCGGAACGGACTGCCCTATAAGCTGGCCGATGCTTGCTACGATGTGTGGCTGATGAACTGCCGCGGAACCCGGTACTCCAGGAGGCATCGCACCCTCAAGGCCTGGCTGTTCAAGTTTTGGCGTTTTAGCTGGCATGAAATCGGAATGGAGGACTTGCCCGCCACTATTGACCACATCCTGGCCGCCACGAATCAGGAATCTTTGCACTATGTGGGTCACTCTCAGGGATGCACAGCCCTGCTGGTCACGCTCAGCATGATACCGGAGTACAATGAACGGATCCGGACCGTCAGTCTATTGGCCCCGCCCGTCTTCTTGAAACATTCTCTTTCAATGGGTCATAAAATAATGAAGTACCTTCTAAACGTTCTGCCGGACACCGAGGTGATGCCCCATCATAAGTTGCTGAATGCGGCGATATCAGACATGTGCAATGTTATCGGCGTGAGGAGCGTTTGCACCGCACTCTATCTCCTGAGCAATGGACGAGTATCCCAGCACATGGACAGG ACCGTCATTCCGCTGTTAATTGCCACTCACCCGGCTGGGATCTCTACCAGGCAGCCGCGGCACTTCTTCCAGCTCAAGGACTCCGGCAGATTCCGACAATACGACTTTGGCTTCGCATTGAACTACCTTATCTACAGGCAATCCACGCCCCCCGATTATCCCCTGGACAGGGTTCGTCCGCTCTCCAACGTCCATATATTCTACAGCGATGACGATGGAACCATTTCTCCGAGGGACATGAAGCACCTTGCCAAAATGTTGCCCCACGCGGTCACCCATCATATCGCGGATAAAACCTGGGACCACATGGACTTCGTTATAGCTAAAACCGCAAATAAGATGATTAATTTACCAATTATCAACATCATCAAGAGCTTCGAGGAATATAGTAAGCAGGAAAGAAGTAATAAGAAGGGGAAAATCATCttgaatgcaattttaaatgaattttaa